A single window of Taeniopygia guttata chromosome 1, bTaeGut7.mat, whole genome shotgun sequence DNA harbors:
- the CHD4 gene encoding chromodomain-helicase-DNA-binding protein 4 isoform X5, which yields MASGIGSPSPCSGGSDDDEMEILLNNAIPQHPEPEEEPEEELLSEADTPKIKKKKKPKKLKEPKVPKLSKRQKKELGDSSGEGNEFVEEEEEVLRSDSEGSDYTPGKKKKKKLGPKKEKKNKAKRKEEEEEEEEDDDSKEPKSSAQLLEDWGMEDIDHIFTEEDYRTLTNYKAFSQFVRPLIAAKNPKIAVSKMMMVLGAKWREFSTNNPFKGSSGASVAAAAAAAVAVVESMVTNVDAVLPQPPVDVPLRKAKTKEGKGPNARRKPKASPRIPDIKKPKTKKVAPLKIKLGGFGSKRKRSSSEDDDLDVESDFDDASINSYSVSDGSTSRSSRSRKKLKAGKKKKKGEEDSTVAVDGYETDHQDYCEVCQQGGEIILCDTCPRAYHMVCLDPDMEKAPEGKWSCPHCEKEGIQWEAKEDNSEGEEILEDVVGDAEEEDDHHMEFCRVCKDGGELLCCDACPSSYHIHCLNPPLPEIPNGEWLCPRCTCPALKGKVQKILIWKWGQPPVGPAPPRPPDADPNAPPPKPLEGRPERQFFVKWQGMSYWHCSWVSELQLELHCQVMFRNYQRKNDMDEPPSGDFGGEEEKSRKRKNKDPKYAEMEERFYRYGIKPEWMMIHRILNHSVDKKGNVHYLIKWRDLPYDQASWESEDVDIQDYDLYKQAYWNHRELMRGEEGRPGKKLKKVKMRKLERPPETPTVDPTVKYDRQPEYLDVTGGTLHPYQLEGLNWLRFSWAQGTDTILADEMGLGKTVQTAVFLYSLYKEGHSKGPFLVSAPLSTIINWEREFEMWAPDMYVVTYVGDKDSRAIIRENEFTFEDNAIRGGKKASRMKKEAAVKFHVLLTSYELITIDMAILGSIDWACLIVDEAHRLKNNQSKFFRVLNGYSLQHKLLLTGTPLQNNLEELFHLLNFLTPERFHNLEGFLEEFADIAKEDQIKKLHDMLGPHMLRRLKADVFKNMPSKTELIVRVELSPMQKKYYKYILTRNFEALNARGGGNQVSLLNVVMDLKKCCNHPYLFPVAAMEAPKMPNGMYDGSALIRASGKLLLLQKMLKNLKEGGHRVLIFSQMTKMLDLLEDFLEHEGYKYERIDGGITGNMRQEAIDRFNAPGAQQFCFLLSTRAGGLGINLATADTVIIYDSDWNPHNDIQAFSRAHRIGQNKKVMIYRFVTRASVEERITQVAKKKMMLTHLVVRPGLGSKTGSMSKQELDDILKFGTEELFKDEATEGGDNKEGEDSSVIHYDDKAIERLLDRNQDETEDTELQGMNEYLSSFKVAQYVVREEEMGEEEEVEREIIKQEESVDPDYWEKLLRHHYEQQQEDLARNLGKGKRIRKQVNYNDGSQEDRDWQDDQSDNQSDYSVASEEGDEDFDERSEAARRPSRKGLRNDKDKPLPPLLARVGGNIEVLGFNARQRKAFLNAIMRYGMPPQDAFTTQWLVRDLRGKSEKEFKAYVSLFMRHLCEPGADGAETFADGVPREGLSRQHVLTRIGVMSLIRKKVQEFEHVNGRWSMPELAEIEENKKLSQPSSPSPKTPTPSTPGDTQPNTPAPVPPPEDGVKVEEGASTKEQGEPSEPEKELSASATETEAPMEQCAQPGETPPQEAKSPVNSTEADEKKVEETEVKERPDEPMEVESKADAEKVEDRAATENPPDPPIITLDEKDEKKDDDKRDVVMLQNGEMLKDSVDERHKKAVKQRFMFNIADGGFTELHSLWQNEERAATVTKKTYEIWHRRHDYWLLAGIINHGYARWQDIQNDPRYAILNEPFKGEMNRGNFLEIKNKFLARRFKLLEQALVIEEQLRRAAYLNMSEDPSHPSMALNTRFAEVECLAESHQHLSKESMAGNKPANAVLHKVLKQLEELLSDMKADVTRLPATIARIPPVAVRLQMSERNILSRLANRSSEPPPPPPPQQVRTRSGGPAAVSSWPSAVDLSAKLK from the exons ATGGCTTCGGGCATTGGATCTCCATCACCGTGCTCAGGGGGCAGTGATGATGATGAGATGGAGATCCTGTTGAACAACGCTATCCCCCAGCATCCAG AACCTGAAGAAGAGCCAGAAGAAGAGCTTCTATCAGAGGctgacacccccaaaatcaagaagaagaagaagcccAAGAAACTGAAGGAACCCAAAGTGCCCAAGCTCAGCAAGCGTCAGAAGAAGgag ctGGGGGACAGCTCTGGTGAGGGGAATGAGTTtgtggaggaagaagaagaggttCTGCGCTCTGACAGTGAGGGCAGTGATTATACCcctgggaagaagaaaaagaagaaattaggacccaagaaggaaaagaaaaacaaagccaagcgcaaggaggaagaggaagaggaggaagaagatgaCGACTCAAAG GAGCCAAAGTCATCTGCTCAGCTCCTGGAAGATTGGGGCATGGAGGACATTGATCACATCTTCACAGAAGAGGATTACCGCACACTCACCAACTACAAAGCTTTCAGCCAGTTTGTCAG GCCACTTATCGCAGCCAAGAACCCTAAAATAGCAGTGTCGAAGATGATGATGGTACTGGGAGCCAAATGGAGGGAGTTCAGCACAAACAATCCCTTCAAGGGAAGTTCAGGTGCAtctgtggcagctgctgcagctgcagctgttgCAGTAGTTGAGAGTATGGTGACAAACGTGGATGCTGTCCTGCCACAGCCCCCTGTAGATGTGCCGCTCAGGAAAGCCAAGACAAAGGAGGGCAAAG GGCCCAATGCCCGGCGGAAGCCAAAGGCCAGTCCTCGTATTCCTGATATCAAGAAACCTAAAACAAAGAAGGTGGCACCACTGAAAATCAAACTGGGAGGATTTGGTTCCAAGCGTAAAAGATCATCA AGTGAAGATGATGATCTGGACGTAGAGTCAGACTTTGATGATGCCAGCATCAACAGCTACTCTGTTTCAGATGGATCTACAAGCCGTAGTAGCCGCAGTCGCAAAAAACTCAAGgctgggaagaagaaaaagaaag GTGAGGAGGACTCCACAGTGGCTGTGGATGGCTATGAGACTGATCACCAGGACTACTGTGAGGTGTGCCAGCAGGGAGGAGAAATTATATTATGTGATACCTGCCCTCGTGCCTACCACATGGTTTGCCTGGACCCAGACATGGAGAAAGCTCCAGAGGGCAAATGGAGCTGCCCACACTGT GAAAAAGAAGGCATTCAGTGGGAAGCAAAGGAGGATAACTCTGAAGGTGAGGAAATCCTGGAGGATGTAGTGGGGGAtgctgaggaagaggatgaCCACCATATGGAGTTCTGTAGAGTCTGCAAGGATGgaggagagctgctgtgctgtgatgCCTGTCCTTCATCCTATCACATCCACTGTCTGAATCCCCCACTGCCTGAGATTCCCAATGGAGAGTGGCTGTGTCCTCGCTGCACT TGCCCAGCTTTGAAAGGAAAGGTGCAGAAGATCTTGATCTGGAAATGGGGTCAGCCCCCGGTTGGCCCTGCACCTCCACGTCCACCTGATGCAGATCCTAATGCTCCACCGCCTAAGCCTCTGGAGGGTCGGCCTGAAAGGCAGTTCTTTGTCAAATGGCAGGGCATGTCCTACTGGCACTGCTCCTGGGTGTCGGAGTTGCAG CTGGAGTTGCACTGCCAGGTCATGTTTCGTAACTACCAGCGCAAAAATGATATGGATGAGCCACCCTCAGGAGACTTtggaggggaggaagagaaaagccggaagagaaaaaacaaggaCCCCAAATACGCTGAGATGGAAGAGCGTTTCTATCGATATGGGATCAAGCCAGAGTGGATGATGATCCACAGGATCCTTAATCATAG TGTGGATAAGAAGGGGAATGTCCACTATTTGATTAAATGGAGAGACCTACCCTATGACCAGGCATCCTGGGAAAGTGAAGATGTGGACATTCAAGATTATGATCTCTACAAGCAAGCCTACTGGAATCACAG GGAGCTGATGCGAGGTGAAGAGGGCAGGCCTGGTAAGAAGTTAAAGAAAGTGAAGATGCGGAAACTGGAGAGACCCCCTGAGACTCCCACAGTAGAT CCAACAGTGAAATATGACCGGCAACCGGAGTACCTCGATGTAACAGGGGGGACCTTGCATCCCTACCAACTGGAAGGGCTGAATTGGCTGCGCTTCTCTTGGGCCCAAGGCACAGATACAATCTTGGCTGATGAAATGGGTCTGGGAAAGACTGTGCAGACAGCAGTGTTCCTGTATTCCTTATACAAAGAG GGCCACTCAAAGGGACCCTTCTTGGTGAGTGCGCCACTGTCCACAATCATCAACTGGGAACGAGAATTTGAGATGTGGGCCCCAGATATGTATGTAGTGACCTATGTTGGGGACAAAGACAGCCGGGCCATCATCCGTGAGAATGAATTCACTTTTGAGGATAATGCCATACGTGGAGGCAAGAAGGCGTCCAGAATGAAG AAGGAGGCTGCTGTCAAGTTCCATGTGCTTCTCACCTCCTATGAATTGATCACAATTGATATGGCCATACTAGGCTCTATTGACTGGGCCTGTCTCATTGTGGATGAAGCTCACAGACTGAAGAACAACCAGTCTAAG TTCTTCCGTGTGCTAAATGGTTACTCCCTccagcacaagctgctgcttACGGGAACTCCCCTGCAGAACAACCTGGAAGAACTGTTCCACCTGCTGAACTTCCTGACACCTGAGAGATTCCA TAACTTGGAGGGTTTCCTAGAAGAGTTTGCAGATATTGCCAAGGAAGATCAGATCAAGAAGCTGCATGACATGCTGGGCCCACATATGCTGAGGCGTCTCAAGGCTGATGTTTTCAAGAATATGCCATCTAAGACTGAACTCATTGTCAGAGTGGAGCTGAGTCCCATGCAGAA gaaaTATTACAAATACATTTTGACAAGAAATTTCGAGGCACTGAATGCACGGGGTGGTGGTAACCAAGTCTCATTGCTCAATGTTGTTATGGATCTGAAGAAGTGCTGTAACCACCCCTACCTCTTTCCTGTGGCTGCTATG gAAGCTCCAAAAATGCCAAATGGCATGTATGATGGTAGTGCACTTATTCGAGCCTCTGGAAAGCTGTTGCTGCTCCAGAAAATGTTAAAGAACCTGAAGGAAGGAGGTCACAGAGTGCTCATATTCTCTCAG ATGACTAAAATGTTGGACCTTCTAGAAGATTTTTTGGAACACGAAGGATACAAATATGAGCGGATTGATGGAGGAATCACGGGGAACATGCGTCAGGAGGCTATTGATCGCTTCAATG ctcctggagctcagcagttctgctttctgctttcaACTCGAGCTGGGGGTCTTGGTATTAACTTGGCCACAGCAGATACTGTGATTATCTACGATTCAGACTGGAACCCCCACAATGATATCCAG GCCTTCAGCCGTGCACACAGAATTGGACAGAACAAGAAAGTGATGATATATCGCTTTGTGACAAGGGCCTCAGTGGAGGAGCGTATCACTCAGGTGGCCAAGAAGAAGATGATGCTAACTCACCTGGTAGTGAGACCAGGGTTGGGCTCCAAGACAGGCTCCATGTCCAAACAGGAGCTTGATGACATTCTCAAATTTGGCACTGAAGAGCTCTTCAAGGATGAGGCTACTGAGGGGG GGGATAACAAAGAAGGCGAGGACAGTAGTGTCATCCACTATGATGACAAAGCAATTGAGCGTCTGTTGGATCGGAACCAGGATGAAACAGAAGATACAGAACTTCAGGGCATGAATGAGTATCTCAGCTCCTTCAAGGTGGCCCAGTATGTGGTTCGTGAGGAGGAGATGGGG gaggaagaggaggttgaacGGGAAATTATTAAGCAAGAGGAGTCAGTGGATCCTGATTACTGGGAGAAACTGCTCCGTCACCATTATGAGCAACAACAGGAAGATCTGGCCAGGAATCTGGGCAAGGGCAAACGTATTCGCAAGCAAGTTAACTACAACGATGGCTCGCAAGAGGATAGAG actgGCAGGATGACCAGTCAGATAATCAGTCAGACTATTCAGTTGCTTCTGAAGAAGGAGATGAAGACTTTGATGAGAGATCTGAAG CAGCTCGTAGGCCTAGCCGCAAGGGCTTGAGAAACGATAAGGATAAGCCTCTGCCTCCCTTACTGGCCCGTGTGGGAGGGAACATTGAG GTGTTGGGTTTCAACGCTCGCCAGCGGAAAGCCTTCCTCAATGCTATCATGCGCTATGGAATGCCACCTCAGGATGCCTTCACCACTCAGTGGCTTGTTCGGGACCTCCGTGGCAAGTCAGAGAAAGAGTTCAA GGCCTATGTCTCGCTGTTCATGCGCCATTTATGTGAACCTGGAGCTGATGGTGCGGAGACCTTTGCAGATGGGGTCCCACGGGAAGGTCTTTCTCGACAGCACGTCCTTACTCGCATTGGGGTCATGTCCCTTATACGCAAAAAG GTGCAGGAATTTGAGCATGTGAACGGCCGCTGGAGTATGCCAGAACTGGCAGAGATAGAGGAGAACAAGAAACTTTCACAGCCCAGCTCACCCTCTCCCAAAACTCCAACTCCTTCGACACCAGGGGATACGCAGCCGAATACACCGGCCCCTGTTCCTCCGCCTG AAGATGGAGTAAAAGTAGAAGAAGGAGCAAGTACTAAGGAGCAAGGAGAGCCTTCTGAACCAGAGAAGGAGCTCAGTGCCTCTGCTACTGAAACAGAGGCCCCTATGGAG CAGTGTGCTCAGCCTGGGGAGACACCGCCCCAGGAAGCAAAATCCCCAGTGAACTCCACAGaagcagatgaaaaaaaagtaGAGGAAACAGAAGTGAAAGAAAGACCAGATGAACCAATGGAAGTAGAAAGCAAAG ctgacGCGGAAAAAGTGGAAGACAGAGCAGCTACTGAAAATCCCCCTGACCCTCCTATAATCACTCTGGATGAGAAAG ATGAGAAAAAGGACGATGATAAGAGAGATGTGGTGATGCTGCAGAATGGAGAGATGCTGAAAGACTCAGTAGATGAAAGGCACAAGAAGGCAGTAAAGCAGCGCTTCATGTTCAACATAGCAGATGGTGGTTTCACTG AGCTACACTCCCTCTGGCAGAACGAAGAGCGGGCTGCCACCGTCACAAAGAAGACCTATGAGATCTGGCATCGGCGTCATGACTACTGGCTCCTAGCTGGGATTATCAA TCATGGCTATGCCCGTTGGCAGGATATTCAGAATGATCCACGTTACGCCATCCTCAATGAACCCTTCAAGGGTGAGATGAACAGGGGTAACTTCCTGGAAATAAAGAATAAGTTTTTGGCAAGGAGATTTAAG CTCCTGGAACAAGCACTGGTGATCGAGGAACAGTTGCGGCGAGCTGCCTATCTGAACATGTCCGAAGACCCATCTCACCCATCCATGGCTCTGAACACACGTTTTGCAGAGGTGGAATGCCTGGCTGAGAGCCACCAGCACCTGTCCAAGGAATCAATGGCTGGGAATAAACCAGCCAATGCTGTGCTGCACAAAG TTCtgaagcagctggaggagctgttGAGTGACATGAAGGCAGATGTGACTCGTCTGCCTGCCACAATCGCCCGCATCCCACCTGTGGCAGTGCGCCTTCAGATGTCAGAACGCAACATCCTCAGCCGCCTGGCCAACCGCAGCAGCgagcccccgccgccgccccctccccaacAAGTACGTACCCGCTCTG GtggcccagcagcagtgagTTCCTGGCCCA